The following are encoded in a window of Telmatobacter sp. DSM 110680 genomic DNA:
- a CDS encoding class III extradiol ring-cleavage dioxygenase yields the protein MFQVQYPAPGDPALARKVQHLLAPLEVRLDNSWGLDHGTWSVLRHVYPNADIPVVQLSIDESKSASFHFEIGRKLAPLREDGVLILGSGNLVHNLHAYAWGRHLPDPYDWAVRFENDAKQMMVAGEYKPLIEYETLGPEALLSIPTPDHYLPMLYVLATRQERETVTFPIEGVDGGSISMLTVQVG from the coding sequence CTGTTTCAGGTTCAGTATCCTGCACCGGGTGATCCGGCGCTGGCTCGCAAAGTACAACATTTGCTCGCGCCGCTGGAGGTCAGGCTCGACAACTCCTGGGGGCTCGATCATGGGACGTGGTCGGTGCTTCGACACGTATATCCGAATGCAGATATTCCGGTCGTCCAGCTGAGCATCGATGAAAGCAAATCGGCGTCATTCCATTTTGAGATTGGCAGAAAACTGGCTCCCTTGCGTGAGGATGGCGTACTCATTCTTGGCAGTGGGAACCTGGTGCACAATCTCCATGCCTATGCCTGGGGACGCCATCTGCCAGATCCATACGACTGGGCTGTTCGCTTCGAGAATGATGCGAAACAGATGATGGTGGCCGGCGAATACAAACCTCTGATTGAATATGAAACGCTAGGGCCGGAAGCCCTCCTCTCGATTCCGACCCCGGATCATTACCTGCCCATGCTTTATGTGCTCGCCACACGGCAAGAGCGAGAGACGGTTACGTTCCCAATCGAAGGGGTCGATGGTGGATCGATTTCCATGCTGACTGTACAGGTGGGGTAG
- a CDS encoding amidohydrolase, whose protein sequence is MLRADMDALPIKEATGLSYASTVTGTGPDGKPTSVAHSCGHDMHVACLMGAASLFARSRDSWHGTLMAVFQPGEETAQGAQAMIDDGLFKRFPKPDVVLGQHVMSLPSGHLDWRKGVVTSSADSMQIRMFGRGAHGSMPEASIDPVVLAASTVMRLQTIVSREVAPTDSAVVTIGVLQAGTKENVIPDEAIIKLNVRTFDEGVRKHVLAAIERIVNAEAAAAGAPKPPEITPLDRYSSVTNDSDATEKVVQAFRQNFPDGSIEETRPTMASEDFGCFGAEWDAPAVYWFFGGDDPETYAKAKKNGTISSLPTNHNPRFAPVIHPTLETGVKALVVGACAWLAS, encoded by the coding sequence ATGCTGCGCGCTGACATGGATGCCTTGCCCATCAAGGAAGCAACCGGCCTTTCCTACGCCAGTACCGTTACGGGGACAGGCCCTGATGGCAAGCCCACATCCGTGGCGCACTCCTGCGGCCATGACATGCATGTGGCCTGCTTGATGGGAGCGGCGTCGCTGTTTGCCAGAAGCCGCGATAGCTGGCACGGAACGCTCATGGCAGTTTTTCAACCAGGAGAGGAAACGGCACAGGGCGCGCAGGCAATGATAGACGACGGACTCTTCAAGCGATTCCCGAAGCCCGATGTCGTGCTTGGCCAGCATGTCATGAGTTTGCCGTCCGGGCATCTCGATTGGCGCAAAGGAGTTGTCACATCCTCTGCTGACAGCATGCAGATTCGAATGTTCGGGCGTGGCGCGCATGGCTCAATGCCCGAGGCCAGCATCGATCCCGTCGTCCTGGCTGCCTCGACCGTAATGAGGCTGCAAACGATTGTTTCCCGGGAAGTCGCGCCTACCGATTCCGCTGTGGTGACAATTGGGGTTCTGCAGGCTGGCACAAAGGAGAACGTTATTCCTGACGAAGCCATCATCAAATTGAATGTGCGCACCTTCGATGAGGGGGTCCGTAAGCATGTCCTTGCAGCCATTGAACGGATTGTCAACGCGGAGGCGGCAGCGGCAGGCGCGCCGAAGCCACCAGAGATCACGCCATTGGACAGATATTCATCAGTAACTAACGATTCCGATGCAACGGAGAAGGTTGTTCAGGCATTCCGTCAGAACTTTCCTGACGGCTCCATAGAAGAAACGAGACCCACGATGGCGAGCGAAGACTTCGGATGTTTTGGAGCGGAGTGGGACGCTCCAGCGGTGTACTGGTTCTTTGGTGGAGACGATCCTGAGACATATGCCAAGGCCAAGAAAAACGGCACGATCAGTTCGCTCCCGACCAATCACAATCCGCGCTTTGCGCCAGTCATCCATCCCACTTTGGAGACAGGTGTGAAGGCTTTGGTGGTCGGGGCCTGCGCGTGGCTAGCCTCGTGA
- a CDS encoding trimeric intracellular cation channel family protein: MNELLIYGKHLAGPFLVALDLLGTFVFALSGAAAGVKSKLDLFGLMVLAFATGNAGGIIRDLLIGAVPPAAIRDWRYLGVCILAGLVTFLWYPNIDVQRRPVLLFDGAGLALFAVTGTQKALAAGLNPVMAAIMGMLTGIGGGMLRDVLVNETPTVLRADLYAVAALAAGVVVVTGHVMHYPSFAFLIPGALLCFFLRVMAIFRGWHLPLAGTGSRSR; encoded by the coding sequence GTGAACGAACTTCTAATCTATGGAAAACACCTGGCCGGCCCCTTTCTCGTCGCGCTCGATCTCCTCGGCACCTTCGTCTTCGCACTGAGCGGTGCGGCAGCTGGTGTGAAGAGCAAATTGGATTTATTCGGTTTGATGGTGCTTGCCTTCGCGACGGGAAACGCAGGCGGGATTATCCGCGACCTGCTTATCGGCGCCGTTCCGCCTGCAGCCATCCGCGACTGGCGTTATCTGGGAGTCTGTATCCTGGCAGGCTTGGTGACATTCTTGTGGTATCCCAATATCGACGTGCAGCGCAGGCCCGTTCTGTTGTTCGATGGCGCGGGCTTGGCTCTTTTCGCTGTCACCGGTACCCAGAAAGCGCTGGCCGCCGGACTCAATCCCGTGATGGCTGCAATCATGGGGATGTTGACTGGCATTGGCGGCGGAATGCTGCGTGATGTTCTGGTGAATGAAACTCCAACAGTGCTCCGGGCTGATCTTTATGCCGTCGCCGCGCTTGCTGCTGGCGTCGTTGTGGTGACGGGACATGTAATGCACTATCCGTCATTTGCATTTTTGATTCCGGGTGCACTTCTATGCTTCTTTCTCAGAGTGATGGCCATATTCCGCGGTTGGCATCTGCCACTTGCCGGGACAGGATCTCGGTCACGCTGA
- a CDS encoding GlsB/YeaQ/YmgE family stress response membrane protein codes for MGHGIIAWIIIGVLAGWITGKLMKGSGFGFFMDMIVGLVGALIGGFLSSFLGFGGVGQHGLIISIVIAVIGAVILTWVVRLVAGNRNANL; via the coding sequence ATGGGGCACGGAATTATTGCGTGGATCATCATCGGCGTACTCGCGGGCTGGATCACAGGAAAGCTTATGAAGGGCTCAGGTTTTGGCTTCTTCATGGACATGATTGTCGGCCTGGTCGGCGCGCTGATCGGAGGGTTCCTGTCCAGCTTCCTTGGATTCGGGGGAGTTGGTCAGCACGGCCTGATTATCAGCATCGTAATTGCCGTCATTGGAGCGGTGATTCTCACTTGGGTAGTTCGCCTTGTAGCCGGTAATCGAAACGCCAACCTTTAA
- a CDS encoding LysM peptidoglycan-binding domain-containing protein translates to MADLDQLKQKYAGVISTIEGFSDLGANLEQVDLDGEKLHLKATVPSTVVANRTWDAIKEADPTYADLHHEIATSGGAEQPYTVQSGDNLSKIAKRFYGDASKYRDIAQANGIDDPDKIKVGQDLNLPVIS, encoded by the coding sequence ATGGCAGATTTGGATCAGCTAAAGCAGAAGTATGCCGGAGTAATCTCAACCATTGAGGGATTCTCTGACCTCGGCGCAAACCTAGAACAGGTAGATCTCGATGGCGAAAAACTCCACTTAAAAGCGACAGTGCCATCGACTGTGGTTGCCAACCGCACCTGGGATGCCATCAAAGAGGCCGATCCGACTTATGCCGATCTGCATCATGAGATTGCAACTTCGGGCGGGGCGGAGCAGCCGTATACAGTCCAGTCCGGCGACAATCTGTCGAAAATCGCCAAGCGCTTCTACGGCGATGCTAGCAAGTATCGCGACATCGCTCAGGCGAACGGAATAGACGACCCGGACAAGATCAAGGTCGGTCAGGATCTGAACCTTCCGGTAATTTCGTAG
- a CDS encoding helix-hairpin-helix domain-containing protein, with protein MHVKRLTSVLAVLTASVLFSILPAAALQSSSGTKHTANALAASANLVDLNRATKDQLKALPGVGDVYAQKIIDGRPYANKTQLKSKNIVPAATYTKISKLVIANQPAK; from the coding sequence ATGCACGTGAAACGTCTCACATCCGTTCTTGCCGTCCTGACGGCCTCTGTCCTCTTTAGCATCCTGCCGGCTGCGGCCTTGCAATCCTCCTCGGGCACAAAGCATACCGCGAATGCCTTAGCGGCATCCGCCAACCTCGTGGACTTGAACAGGGCGACGAAAGATCAACTCAAGGCCCTACCCGGCGTCGGGGATGTATACGCCCAAAAGATCATCGATGGACGCCCTTACGCCAACAAAACGCAGTTGAAAAGCAAGAACATCGTCCCGGCTGCCACCTACACAAAAATCAGCAAGCTGGTTATCGCCAACCAGCCAGCCAAGTAA
- a CDS encoding DUF481 domain-containing protein: MHLHFSFRTFATCILTLLIFLCISNLYADTVVLKNGDRLTGTALKLEAGKLTFKTAYADPIALAWDQVASLTVTQALVLPWKKGNLSVTSIERAENGLTVTTSSGPSTLDPTEVTVLRSPADQAVYEASLNPSWGHAWTGAVNVSLALARGNSDTATFGAGFVAARQTRNDKTSLYADTLYSKNAHAVPSTSANTTAGGLRYDHNLKPRIFAFGTGDFSTNALQNLDLRSILGGGLGWHAIKSPQQSLDILAGLVWTHEKYSPTPTNSFAALDLGEQYTRKLGTRSLFTEQAFLYPDLSQTGQFQLSVDSTFSTKLGKIFNWQTTFSDRYTSFPPTGTLGNDVILTTGLGLTLAR, translated from the coding sequence ATGCATCTGCATTTCTCGTTCCGTACATTCGCTACTTGTATCCTTACCCTTCTGATCTTTCTTTGCATTTCCAATCTGTATGCTGACACAGTCGTGCTCAAGAATGGCGACCGACTCACCGGAACGGCGTTAAAGCTCGAAGCTGGCAAGCTAACATTTAAGACGGCGTACGCCGACCCGATTGCTCTCGCCTGGGACCAGGTTGCAAGCCTTACCGTAACCCAAGCTCTAGTGTTGCCTTGGAAAAAGGGCAACCTGAGTGTAACCTCGATCGAGCGTGCGGAAAATGGTCTGACAGTCACCACATCTTCAGGCCCATCCACTCTGGATCCGACCGAAGTGACGGTCCTGCGATCCCCTGCGGATCAAGCCGTCTATGAAGCCTCCTTGAATCCGAGTTGGGGACATGCGTGGACCGGCGCCGTGAATGTTAGCTTGGCGCTTGCGCGCGGCAATTCGGATACTGCTACCTTCGGTGCAGGGTTCGTCGCAGCGCGACAAACCCGCAACGACAAAACCTCTCTCTACGCGGATACGCTCTATAGCAAGAACGCTCACGCCGTGCCGTCGACGAGTGCCAACACAACCGCAGGCGGGCTCCGCTACGATCACAACTTGAAGCCGCGGATATTCGCGTTCGGGACCGGCGATTTTTCAACCAATGCGCTGCAGAATTTAGACCTTCGCTCGATCCTTGGCGGTGGCCTGGGCTGGCACGCGATCAAGTCGCCGCAACAGAGCCTCGATATCCTGGCCGGTCTCGTCTGGACCCATGAAAAATACTCGCCAACTCCCACTAACAGCTTTGCCGCCCTTGACCTGGGCGAACAATATACTCGCAAGCTTGGAACCAGAAGCCTGTTTACTGAGCAAGCGTTTCTATATCCCGATCTCAGTCAAACGGGTCAGTTCCAGCTGTCAGTGGATTCTACTTTCAGCACGAAGCTCGGAAAGATCTTCAACTGGCAGACAACATTCAGTGATCGCTATACTTCCTTCCCGCCAACGGGAACACTGGGCAACGACGTCATTCTGACTACGGGCTTGGGACTAACTCTGGCGCGTTGA
- the mscL gene encoding large conductance mechanosensitive channel protein MscL, with protein MIKGFRDFILRGNVLDLAVGLIMGVAFGAVVTSLVKDVLTPFIGNIFGKPDFSSISYNHIMIGNFLNAVITFLMVAASVYFFIVMPANALMARIKGPVPEVPPASKVCPQCLSDIPIRAQRCSHCTQLVA; from the coding sequence ATGATTAAAGGTTTCCGAGATTTCATCCTGCGGGGCAACGTGCTCGACCTGGCCGTAGGCCTGATTATGGGCGTTGCATTTGGCGCCGTTGTCACCTCTCTCGTCAAAGATGTGCTCACTCCTTTCATCGGCAACATCTTTGGCAAACCGGATTTCAGTTCAATTTCCTACAACCACATCATGATCGGGAACTTCCTAAACGCGGTGATTACGTTCCTCATGGTGGCTGCATCGGTTTACTTCTTCATCGTGATGCCCGCCAATGCCCTGATGGCTCGCATTAAAGGACCGGTGCCGGAAGTTCCGCCGGCTAGCAAGGTTTGTCCTCAGTGCCTCAGCGACATCCCGATCCGAGCACAACGTTGCTCGCACTGTACCCAACTCGTAGCATAG
- a CDS encoding DUF3761 domain-containing protein, translating into MKRMIGLIALLVGISVSLVGSAQAPAGAPAGASGLCNDGTYSTAATKSGACRGHKGIKTWYAASDATKAKASAGKAASTSAPAAAPAPAPAAKSEPTKAPTTTPAPAPKASASTVAQAPGGGAGQVWLNTSSNVYHCQDSKWYGKTKAGAYMTEDAAKAKGAHADHGKPCK; encoded by the coding sequence ATGAAGAGAATGATTGGCTTAATCGCACTACTAGTCGGGATTTCAGTCTCGCTAGTTGGTTCGGCACAGGCGCCTGCCGGAGCGCCCGCCGGCGCAAGCGGGCTTTGCAACGACGGGACGTACTCAACTGCCGCCACCAAGTCAGGCGCGTGCCGTGGCCACAAGGGGATCAAGACTTGGTATGCTGCCTCCGACGCAACTAAGGCGAAGGCTTCGGCCGGGAAAGCTGCATCGACTTCGGCTCCTGCGGCAGCCCCCGCTCCCGCTCCGGCTGCGAAGTCCGAACCAACTAAGGCTCCCACTACCACTCCCGCGCCGGCACCCAAGGCGTCAGCAAGCACCGTCGCGCAGGCTCCTGGCGGTGGCGCAGGTCAGGTCTGGCTCAATACCTCGAGCAATGTCTACCACTGTCAGGATTCGAAGTGGTACGGAAAAACCAAAGCTGGCGCCTATATGACAGAGGATGCGGCGAAAGCAAAGGGCGCTCACGCTGATCACGGCAAGCCTTGCAAATGA
- a CDS encoding cold shock domain-containing protein, whose product MAHYKGRVKWFSNAKGYGFIGREDGPDVFVHFSAIQSDGYKKLKEGDEVEFDIVEGPKGRPQADAVICLKHADHGTA is encoded by the coding sequence GTGGCTCATTACAAAGGACGAGTTAAGTGGTTTAGCAATGCCAAAGGTTATGGATTCATTGGACGGGAAGACGGGCCTGACGTATTCGTTCACTTCTCAGCGATTCAATCGGACGGGTACAAAAAGCTGAAAGAAGGTGACGAAGTCGAGTTCGACATCGTCGAGGGGCCAAAAGGCCGTCCACAGGCGGATGCAGTAATCTGCCTCAAGCATGCCGACCACGGGACAGCCTAA
- a CDS encoding aquaporin, with the protein MKKYFAELVGTFILVLFGCGTAVVAGDKVGILGIAVAFGFALIGAAYGIGPISGCHINPAVSLGVWSAGRMKIGDLIGYWIGQFVGAILAVSVLSLIVRGGSGYAAGQLGQNGWGPGYLGGYNITSAIVFEFVATLIFVVVILGSTQATAPSRFAGLAIGITLTAIHLVGINITGTSVNPARSFGPALLVGGHAMSQIWLFLVMPSLGGLVAGLLFRLKALEASAEAEVEVKRETVSV; encoded by the coding sequence ATGAAGAAATACTTTGCCGAATTGGTGGGCACCTTCATCCTTGTGCTCTTTGGCTGCGGCACCGCCGTAGTGGCTGGCGACAAGGTCGGTATCCTAGGAATCGCTGTCGCCTTCGGATTTGCCCTCATCGGTGCAGCTTACGGCATCGGCCCCATCTCCGGTTGCCACATCAATCCGGCTGTCAGTCTCGGCGTTTGGAGCGCGGGTCGAATGAAAATCGGCGATTTGATTGGCTACTGGATCGGCCAGTTCGTTGGCGCCATCCTTGCCGTAAGCGTGCTTTCCCTCATTGTTCGCGGCGGTAGTGGGTATGCTGCCGGCCAGCTCGGCCAGAACGGTTGGGGGCCGGGCTACTTGGGCGGCTACAACATAACGTCGGCGATCGTCTTTGAATTCGTCGCAACCCTCATTTTCGTTGTCGTGATCCTCGGATCCACCCAGGCTACCGCGCCCTCGAGATTCGCAGGCTTGGCCATCGGTATCACGCTTACAGCGATTCACCTTGTCGGCATCAACATCACCGGCACTAGCGTAAACCCCGCCCGCAGTTTCGGACCAGCGTTGCTAGTCGGCGGTCACGCGATGTCGCAGATCTGGCTCTTTCTCGTCATGCCAAGTCTTGGCGGCCTCGTTGCTGGCCTACTCTTCCGCCTCAAAGCCCTTGAAGCAAGCGCGGAAGCTGAGGTAGAGGTGAAAAGGGAAACCGTCAGCGTCTGA